From the genome of Natrinema marinum:
TTCAGCGCGGGTGCTGAAACCTATCACCGTTTGAGGATTTCAACAGGGCCTCTACGATCGAGTCAAGAAAACGGACGAGATCGTGCGATACGAAACCGCACCGCGACCCGATCGATAGGTTCGGACAAATTCGGCGTCCCCGAAGACGTTACTCCGTTCTGTACCGCGCGTCCCAGCGCGGCCCGGCGCGACTCGAGAGGACAATCCCGACGGTCCCCATGACGACCCCGCCGAGTCCGAGCGCAGCGACGAGTTCGAGCGGCGGAGGCACCACGACGAAGCCGGCGACCAGCGTCGGGACGAGCGCGACGGCGACGCCGACGGTGAAGGTCGCGAACCGAACGGCGTCGAAGAGGAACTCGTTGGGATCGAAGCCGGCGATGTAGACCGTGAGGCCGTAGTAGTACAGCGCGTAGCCGGCGAGCAACACCGCGCCGACGGCGGCGTCCGCGAGCGTCGCGTCGAACCAGACCACGGCCGCGAGGTAGGGGAGGGCGACCGCCGGCGCGCCGACGAGGACGAACGCGATCCGCTTGGCCCGGAAGACGTCCTCGACCGAGACGGGGTAGGTGAGGTAGGCCTCGAGCGAGTCGAACTGGGTCAGCCAGTTGTAGGTCGTAAACGCCGAGAGGCCGAGGACGCCGCCGAAGAAGATCCCCGGCGCTGGCGCGATGCCGGTGATCGAGTCGACGACGCCGACGAGCGCGGCGACCAGCGCGAGCAGGATCGTCGCCGAGACGAACGGCTTCCAGACGCCGCCCGAGGACCGGGCGAGGTCCAGCAACGTCTTCGTGACGAGGGGTGCGTTCTCGAGCGGGAGCGCTCCACTGAGCCGGGCGAAGCGATCGGTCGCCGTCCGCGAGGGACGGCCGTACGTCGGATCGTAGGCCGCCAGCGACGCCGTCGCGACGGCGACGGTGCCGAGTGCCAGCCCGACGGCGGCGGTCACAGGACCGTCGATCGGGACGAGGACGGCCTGAACGAGGCCAAGGCTCCCGGTCGCCCAGCCAGCGACGACGGCGGTCCCGACCGCCAGCCCGATGGCCCACGGCGGCGCGCCCCGGGTTCGGACGGCGATCAGCGCGACGGTGGTCGCCATCCCGGCCGCGAAGACGAGACAGAGCGACAGCCAGAACAGGAGGACCGAGAGCGGCGTCGACGCGGAGAGGGGCTCGAGCGCGGCGCTCGCCAGCGCCATCGGCAAGACGAAGGCGACGCCGTAGAACAGCGCGTCCTTCAGGAGGAACACGCCGAGCAAGCGCCGCCGCGAGAGCGGCAGCGTGGTAGACGAGGAGAGTAGCAAGGAGAGCTTCCCGAAGACGTTCTCGAGCATGTCCGAGCCGGCGAAGCCCGCGGTGCCGCTGTAGAGCCCGAACCCGAGCGCCAGCGCGTGGAGGCCGCCGACGACCGTCTCCGGCGCGGTGCCGGTCTCGACCAGCGCGACGGTGGCGCTCACCGCGAGGACGGCGATGACGAGCGGAAAGGCCGCGAAGCGCCAGCCGCCGAACAGCTCGGTGTGCATCCGCCACTCCTCGCGAAAGAGGATCGCGAGCAGCCGCGGCGTCGAGAGCCCGGCTCCCGATCCGGAACGGGTCGTGCCGGCAGGCCCCGTCGGGTCCGTCGTCCCAGTCATGGACCCGTCCCGTCGGTCGCCTCGAGCGTCGGCATGTCCCGCGCGGCCTCGCCCTCGACGCGCTCGAGGAACAGCTCGAGCAGCGATTCGTCGCTCCGGTCATCGGAAAGCGCCCGCTCGGTGACGAGTTGTCCGTCGGCGACGATCCCCACGCGGGTGCAGATCTCCTCGGCGACGTCGATGTTGTGCGTCGAGACGAAGACGGCGTTGTCGCCGGCCGCGTAGGAGACGAGGAACCGTTTGACTTGCTCTTGGACGAGCGGGTCGAGATTCGCCAGCGGCTCGTCGATGAAGACCACGTCCGGCTGGTGGAGGAACGCCTGCGTGATCATCACCTTCTGTTGTTGCCCGCGCGATAGGTCGGTGTGGAGCGTATCGAGCTTGCTCTCGAAGCCGAGGCGCTGCGCCCAGTCGTCAGTCCGGTCGGCGACCCGTTCGGCCGGCAGGTCCCGTACCTCGCCGACGAACTCGAAGTACTCCCGCGGCGTGAGGAAACTCGGCGGTGACCCCTGCTCCGGCAGGATTCCGACCTTCCGGCGCGTCTCGATCGGTTCGGCGACCGGATCGGTCTCGAGGACGCGAACCTCGCCCGCGTCCGGCCGGATCTGGCCGGTCAGCGTCCGAATCGTCGTGGTCTTCCCGGCACCGTTCGGCCCGAGGAACCCGTAGAGCTCCCCGCGCTCGACGGTGAAATCCATTCCGGCGACTGCCTCGACGGCTCCGTAGGACTTCCGCAGTCCGTCGACCCGAATGACACCCATTGAACGTCGAACCGTTCTCAGAAGCTGATAATAACTGTGTTGGTAGGATAGTAGTGACAACGCAGCAGCGATTCTCGAGTCCGGGGCCTAGCGGCCACGATGGGTGCGGTAATCAGAACTCGGTCCCGCGGCGCGCCCGTTGGCCGTCGTCTATCGGATGTTTCACTTTCCGTACGTTTGTAATTAGATCGGCGCGGTCCGCGAGGTAGTCGGGCTCGGCGTGGCTCCCCGAAAGGATCAACTCGAGGTCGTCGGGCTTCGCGTCGACGAGATCGAGCACGTCGTCCGCCGAGAGCAGGCCGCGATCGGCGGCGTAGAGGACCTCGTCGAGGATCAGCATGTGCATCCCCGCTTCGGGCTCGGCGTCGAGATCGATCGGTTCGCCGAGATCGGCCTCGTCGGCCGCCTCGAGGAGGTCCCGTGCGCGCTCGAGGCCCGCCTGGGCCTGCGCTTCGTGGTCGGCCTCGTCGCTGCCGTCGGCCATGCCGTGCCAGCCGTAGTGGCCGAGGTTCTCGTAGCTAATCCCCGGCAGGGCGGCGATCGCGTTGTACTCGCCGCGGACGGCCTCGACGCTCGCGGCACCACCTTTCATGAACTGAAGCATGTGGACCCGGTAGCCGTGGCCGGCGGCGCGCATCCCCATGCCGAGCGTCGCGGTCGTCTTCCCCTTGCCGTCGCCCCACCAGACCTGAACGAGGCCGAATTCCTCGGGTGCGGCCGGCTCGATGCGCTCTGCCTCCGGTGTCCGCCCCTGACCGGGCGTGCTCTCGATCGTGGACTCCGGCGTCCGATCGTCGCTCATACGCGGGCAGTCGGCTCGATCGTACATGTAGTTGCCCCACTCGACCGCCGGCGCGCGCCGTCGTACCGATCGGTGCCGTTCCAGTGACACTTGTAACCAAACGTGTCTTTAGGCTTCGCTCCCAACGTCGCTACACCTGATGTCACTCGAGTTCCCCTCGTCGGACGACGCGCCCGATCTCGAGTGCGTGGTCGCCGCACTCGACGACGGCGACTGTCGTGAGATCATCGCGGTGCTCGAGGAGCCGATGACGGTCCACGAGGTCGCCGAGGCGACCGACCGGCCGCTCTCGACGACCTACCGCAAACTCGATCGGCTGTCCGAAGCCGGATTAGTCGAGGAGGCCGCCGGCGTCCAGCGCGATCGCCATCAGAAGGCCCGGTACGTCGCCAACCTCGAGCGAATCTCGATCGGTTTCGATGACGCCAACGAGCTGCGCGTCGATGTTGACCACGCGCCTGGGCTGAGTCTCTGGTCGGACATCACTCGGGAGTTCTGACGGCCCCTGCGACGGCGTCGCCTCGTCCGGTTTCAGACGCCGACAACACCAGCAGTTCCGAAAAGAGCGAGTACGCTACCGGCCACGACATCGGCGTCCGTCGGCTCTCGTCCCTCGAACCCCCGAACGAACCCGCCGCGTCCGCTTGCCTCGCGTGGCTGAAGCGGTCTCTCGCAGTTCGAGACACGGCACACGCCTTGATGGTCGCGTGTAGTCTCCCGGATGGTATGAGCGCCGCCAACGACTCGAGTCACCGCTCCGACACCGGGAGCGAACTCGCCTTTCCGGCCTACGGCCCGATCGACGCCGCCCTCGGCTACGGACTGTTCTATCTCGTCGTCGACCGGGCGACGCCGACGATCGTGGCCGTCTTCACGGAAGTGCTTCCCGACGTGTCGCCGTCGCTGATCGGGCTGGGACTGGCGATGCTCCTCTGGGTCGTCCTGCTCGTGACCGTTCTCGACCAGCTCCGGCGACAACTCGCCGCGCTCGGGATCGTCACCCACGCGGCCGTCCGCCCCCGACGGTCGGGACGCTCGAGGCCGTCCGTGGGCCGACTGCTCCTGTCGCTGGCGGTCGCAACCGTCGGGGGTCTCATCGCCGCGTGGACGTACGATCCGGCGCTCGAGGCCGTCGTCTCGCTGATTCGCGTCGTCGAGGTGGCCGACATCGACGTGCTCGTGCCCACCGAGGTCGGCCTCCTGCTCGTCTTTTTCGTGTCGTTCGAGATCGCGGCGCGGTCGGTCGACAAGCTGGTCATCGGCGGACTCAGGGCCCTGCTAGGGGGCTGAGCGACCGATCGTCGAACGGGCCGCGGCGAGGTCGACACCGGGTCCGGGAGGCGACTGCACCGGTTCACTTTCGGATCGAGCAGTAGGCCACCACCGACGTTCGATACAAACCTCGCAGTTGATCGAGCCATAATTGGATATTCGTAACCTCCTAATACGGCGAGCGATATATAGTACACAATGACCTACGAAAACTTGGATGATGATCTCGTAAACGAGTTGATCGACAACGGTCGAACGAGCCTTCGCAGCCTCGCGGAAGAACTCGATGTCTCCGTCACCACCGTCTCTAACCACCTTTCCGATCTCGAGGAATCGGGCGTGATCAACGGCTACACGCCGAAGATCGACTACGATGCCGTCGGCTACGACGTGACCGCGATCATGCAACTCAAAGCCGAGGGGAGCGCCTTGCCCGAGATCACCGAGACGCTGAAAGATCACAGCCAGATGATCTCGGTCTACGAGGTGACCGGTGACTACGACGTGATCGCTATCGGGAAGTTCACCGATACGGATGACATGAACGATCAGATCAAGAGTCTGATCACCGATCCCGACATCAACCAGTCGAACACGAGTATCGTCCTCAACACGGTCTCCGAAAACAATCAGTTCGAACTCGAATCCGAAACGAGCTAGTAACCGAACACGATCGGAAACGAGGATTCCCGTCGCCGCGTTCGCGAGTCGTGTGCCGGTTCGGACAGCGAACGGGCCGCCGTGTTACGGTGAGTTCCAACACAAGCATAGCTTTCGTCACCCGTGAGAGTCCGGTAAGAACGCATCGAACGATAGGCGAGATTACCGGTCGTCCGACGGTCGCCTCTCAGCCCGCCTGACTGTTGTCGGAACGCACGCTCCGATCAAGCAGTATTTTCGCTCGTTTCCGTTTCGACCGGTCGTCCGAAAGACGTTCTTTTCGCTCGAGTCGCAGCCGACCGTTGCGACCGGTTCGGTAGGCGATACGATCGGTTTAGACGAAGCAGATCGCGCCGGTCGACCGGTTACGATTACTGACTGTTGCGAACGGGTACAAGCGGACTATCTCGCCGTCGCATGTCAAGCAGCCGTGAGGCCACGCTAACCCCCGTCCGTGCTTGTTACTCACCTCAGTTATTATCGCTCCGAACCGTCGACGCAATTCGATACTTCTCTCGGCGAGTCAGACCGGCAGGAATGTCGGTACTGCGGCAATCATGTTATATCCGTATCAATAAGTTCTTTCGAGTATGGAAGGATCTGCAACCGAAGTCGCCTCCAGACCGTAAACAGAGGCTGCTGAAGCTTTATCGAAAGTAACCACTCGCAGTGCGTCCCCGTCCTGCTAAATTAACTGATACGGAAAGGAACAGTCGCTGGCGTTTATTCGACACCTCAGCTAACGTCTTAGCGTCCCTGATGGGGCATGAGAGAATAATGAGTGAACAAGAAACGACAGGCGACTCGAGGCGGTCGTTCATGGCGAAGGGCGCCCTCGCGACGGGCGCGCTGACGCTGGGGACGGGCGCATTCGGCACGGCCACAGTCGGTGCACAGGAAGATCAAGTAGCGGTATTCGCGAGCGAACTCTATCCGGGTGCGGATTTCGACGTTCTCGCCCAACTTCAGGCGAGCACGACAGTCGATGTGCTACAGTTGGACGGGGAAACGGTGCCAGAGATCTCCCAGCCCGACGAGTGGAACGGACACATCATCCGATACGATATCGGCCAGCAATCGGGTATCACGTCGTTCCTGTTCGCGCGCGGGACGAGTCTGAGTTCCGGTGACAGCGGAACGCTCGGCGACGATGCGTCGGTGCTGAGCGCCGATCTAAACCTCATGAACACGTCGCTGGGCGGTGGCGGCGGTAACGGCGGCGGTAACGGTGGCGGCGGCGGTAACGGTGGCGGCGGTAACGGTGGCGGCGGTAACGGTGGCGGCGATATGAACGGCGGAAACGATACCGGCAACGGCAACGAGACGGCCGCTGGAAACGGAGGTGAATAACGATGGTACAAGATGACGACGGACAAGTGTTGGTGTTCACGTACAACTACGAAGCCGGGGAGAGCTTCGACGTCGTCTCGCAACTCGAAACGAGCACGACGGTGAGCATTCTTCAGACCGCAGACGGGGAGACCGTTCCGGAGATCTCTCAACCGGACGAGTACACCGGTCACGTGGTCCGGTACTCGACCGACGACGGGCCCCAGGCACCGTCCGTCCTCCTGTTCACCCGCGATCAGAGCTACAGTAGCGGCGACTCCGCGACGCTTGGGGAAGACGCACAGATGTTCAGCACCCAGCTGAATCTCATCTCCACGTCGATAGAGTAGCGTCTCGAACCTATTTTTATCACACTCGCAGTCGATAGCTCCGATCGCCGTCGCCGGCGGCTCGAACGGCGCGTCGTTGTTGCTTGCGGACGTACCGTGTCGACGAGCGGAACAGCGATCGTCGAGGGAGGAGCCGACGAAAGCGAATACCGCCATATTACTGACGCATGACACACGAGAAATCGAGCGGATCGGACGAGCCGGACGGTCCAGCGGCCGACATCGATTCCTCGAGCGTGGTACCGAACCGTCGTCCGAGAACCAGCGGTACGGCCGATGGCGCTCCGCGTGAAGCACACCAGAGGAGAGAGGCCACCACCGAGACACGCCTGTCCGACGGTTCCACTTCGGAGGGAGGGAACGAACCCGAACCGGAGCAACCCGTGCTAGTACCCATTCACGAGTACCGGCCGGGGCTGACCGTTCGAGTCGTCGACCGGCTCCCGGCACCGATCACCGTCCAGCTGCTGCGGCTACCCAACGGCAGGACGATTCCGGAACTAACGCGGCCCGACGAGTACGGCGGGTACGTCGTCCGCGCCGAACTCGGGCCGAACCGCGTTCGATCGACGATAATCGTGTTCACGCGCGGGTCGCTCGAGCGCGACGAGTGTTACCTGTTCAGCACCGATGGACAGGTGTTCAGTACGCGGCTGCATCTCTTCGAGACGACGGTTCGCCGCATCGCGTCGGCCGGCGGTAGTTGCAACACGCCTCCTCAGAGTCCATCACGACGCGTCAGGCGGTACGAACGGTAACCGATCGCTCGGACGACGGTCAGCGACTCGAGCGGTCCGTGCATCCCGCCGTTCTCGTGGCTACTGCGTGGCGACGCGCTCGCGGAATTTCTCGCGGACCTTCTCGACTTTCGGGGCCGCGTGCATCGTACAGTAGGCGTCGTTCGGATTCTTCTCGAAGAATCCGCGTGTGACCGACCGAAATACTTTCTCGGCCAGCGCGCGTCTTGTTCGCATGGCCCGGAGCTATTCACAGCAGTACGAGGACACCCGAGAGCGAGTCCGTGAACATCGGCATGGCGGCGAGTTCGAGATCACCAACGGACGAACGAAGGAATTTCCAGCCTACGAAGATCCCGAAGATGCCGAGCGAATGTTACAGATGGCCGACGCCTACGACGAAGAAAATCTCGTCGAAGATACGCCTGATGGACAGAAGACGAAATCGGAAACGACCCTGAAGAACTACCTCTCGGGATTAAAGAAAACCGCCCCACACGTTGCGCTAACCGATACAAGCGCGACCGAACTAAACACGGTCATGCAGGGCTTTCACGACGGGACGCTCGAGAACGTGAAAGACGATGGACTCTCAAAAGGAACTATTCGTATCTATCAGAACGCGCTCCGCCAGTTCTACTACGTGTTCTCAGATGTCAGCGTTGCTTCCGAGGACATTACGCTATTCCAGATCGACGATAAGGCGGTCGATCCAGCCGATATGCTGACTCGCGAGGAAATCCAAGCGATGCGCGACGCGGCCGACTGTATGCGGGACCGCGCACTCTTCGACTTCTTGATCTACACCGGTCAACGGAACACAGCCACTCGAACGCTCCGAATCAAGGATCTCGAGCTCGAGAACGACCGGTTCCGGTTAAACGGGGACGCGACTGGATTAAAAGAGGCCGAGAAGAACGGCAAATGGCGCGACCTCCTATTATCCTCGGCGACCCTCAAGCAGTATCTTAGTACCGAACATCCAGCACCCGATGATCCAGAGGCCTACGTATTCGTGGGGCGGCCGAAGTACGCCGGACCGGATCCGAAAACCATGCTCGATCCAACGACCATCGGCGCGATCGTCGGACGATTATCCGAACGCGCAGCCGAAGATTACCCCGCAATTGAATCTAAGCCTACGCATCCTCACGCCCTTCGTCATAACTTCGTAACAATCGCGCTCCGTCGTGGGATGGACGAGTCGGCAATCAAGCACCAGATCGGACATAAACACGAGAGTACCGTTATGGAGTCCACGTACGCACATCTCAAGGACAGCGATCATATCCGCGAAGCGCGCGAAGCGTTCGACCTCGAAGTCGACGAAGCGGAGAGCGAGCTCACGCCGGAAGTATGTCCCCGCTGCGGAGAAAATCCACCCGCGGACGCACGGCTCTGTCCGTATTGCGGACTCGAATATACCCCCGACGCGGAGAAGATGATGGAACGGGCCAACGAGGACGTACGTAACTCCTATCAGCAAGTCGACGCAGACGATGCCGAGACGGTCGAGAAACTCCAGATCGTCGATGAACTGCTCGACGATCCCGAAGTCAAGAAGGCGTTGCTCGAGAAATCCGAATCCGCGTAGGGAAATCTGGCTCGGCAGTCGAATCTATATCCCCTGCCACCGCCACCGCTACAACCCCCGTGGTAGGGCAGTCTCTGGTCGTGGGATTCTAGGGGTTCCACTATAGAACACCTATACCATCACCTACTTCAACTAATATTTCGCCTCATAAGTGGGAGAACGGAAAATAGTTGGAAGAATCAGCGGCTTTATAGACAGTTCCGCCCGAACCCAGATATGGGTCGCACGACGCCGACTCGTCTACGAGATCGCGGTCGAGTTACGATACCGAAGGACATCCGGGAAGAATTCGGACTCGAGCATGGAGACTGGATCGTTCTTAAAATCCATCCGCTCGAGGAGGTCGATACGTCGTGATCGGGTTAGCGACGGAGCTCGATCTTTCGGACGCCGAGGTCGAGGCTCTCGAGCAACTCACTGAGAGCGACCTCCCTTGTGAATGGATCGCGCACCATCTCTTGGAACTCAAGGATAAATGATATATCTGATATAAGCTAATCCGAATGAACGCCGCAGAAGGGACCAGCTTCTGCGGCAACGGCAGTTACGCTAAGCCACGATCCGACTAAGACCAGTGGTCGTGCGATTCTTTCATCGTCACCTATCGACGTAAATCGATCGGTGTGGAGGACAGAACGCACGTCTGCTTTCTGATCTGTCGGGCCGTGAATCGCCTGTTCCGACGTGGAACGGGTCAGTACATACTATCTATAATGGATATTTCAATTGACATGGCGGAAGCGGTCGATAGCACGGCCGACGAACAGGAGATCAGTTACGAGCAACTCGAAGAAGCGAAGGCGGCCTACGAGCGCGCGACGGGACTGCGGCCGATCCCGTGGAGTGTGTTCTTCGACGCAACGGGAAGGATCGCAGAGGACGTTGATTTCGATCGCGAGTTCGACCGGGAGATCGATGTAACGACGTTGGCTGGTTTCGCCGAGTTTGCGATCGAAACGGCTGATCGACTCAAAGACTCGGTTGAACAGAACGGTGAGCGGCGATGACCGCGGCGACGACGAGAGCAAGCGATAAACACGAACGGGTCGCGGTTGTCAGCTGTTCCGACTGTGAATGGTTTTGGCTCATTGACATCCAACGTGCCCACCCGGAGAAAACGGAGTGTCCCCGCTGCGGCACCAGCAAACTCTACGAAAAACGTAGAAAAATCCTTGAGACGGACGATCTCGAGTACGCTTGCGAGATCCGGGCGTCGATGCTCGCGGCTCGCTGGGGCGAAGACGACGCATTCGCGGTGCTCGACTCGTTCTTGGATCTCGGAGATCGATACGAGATGCTCTGGGTGGATCGGTACGAGCATCTCGTGGACACCGAGTTCACAGACTGGCGCTGGGGAGCCGACCGCGTCGGCGACCGCCCGATCCTCTCCGATCTGTGGAAGGGGCCGGTCGAAGATCGGCTCGACGACTTCGCGGAAGCGTATCAGCCATCCGAACGATGTCAGGGTCCCGCCCTATCACGAAGTTCCGGATTTGCCGAGCAACCCCGTGGCGATGAGTCGGCGCGACTCGAGCGGCTCCTCCGAGACGAGAGATCGGGAGACGGCAAGCCGATCGTCTGGCTCGCCCGTGTGGTCTTCGGGCGGGACGTAGAGTCGGGCGACGCCGACTGGCGGTGGACTCGACGCGAATGTGAGCGGCTGTCGGGAGTCGATGTGGTCCGTCCGACGGCGACACACTCGGTCGTCGTCGATGACGACGGTGACGAACCGACGTTCGAAAACCGCGAGACGGCGGCGGATCTCGTGTGGGCGTCGATCGACGAATCCGCACTGCATTCGTCGCTTGATACCGTTAGTGTGCAAAAGCTTCCGCAGTCGACGGCGTCGCGCTCAACGGCGAAATCGAGAGCGGCAGGAATGGTATCGCGTCGCCAGACGATCGAGACGACGACGTGGGCGTGCCTAATCGGTTCGCTCGGGGCGTACCGAGCCGGGATCGGTGATCTGGAGGAGCCGGATCCGACGCGGTTCACGGATCGGGCTCGGGCGCGAAAGCCGGGAGCACGACTGTCGGAAGCGTTCGATCGGGCGGGTGAGAAATACGAGCGGGGCGTGATACTGACGGGGACGACGAAGCCGTCGCGATTCCCGAGCATCGCGGACGGGGCGGCGGAGCTAACCGACGACGTGACGAACCTCCGGAAATGGCTGGGGCGGCGGCTCGACGGCGGGATCCCGCCGTCGATAACGTGTTTCGAGCCGACGAAACACGGCGTGGGACATCCGCATTCGGCGTTGTTCGGCGTCGACGCTGCCGACATACCAATAGAAGACGTGAAAACGTATTGGCAGGAAGAAGAAACCGTGGGACGGGGCCACCAAGTCACGGTCGAGCCGATCGCGGTAGACGAGACGGGCTCGTGGTACTGGCTCGGCGACGGGCCGGACGACGCGGGGTGCCCTCCGGCGGCGTATCTGAAGGAAGGGGCTCGAGCGCTCGAGACGGCGGCGCGGACGGACGCCGACGACATACTCGTGATCGCCGACGCCTACCGCGACGCCGACGAGTCGACCGACGATCTCGAGCCGTCGACGCTGGACGTGCCGGAGACGGTGATGGCGAACCCGGACGCGATACGGATCGCGTCGTGGTACTTTAGCACGAATACGCGAGCAGCGACGAACGGCTCGGCGGAACTCCGGTCATAATGGCGCGCCCGGCGGGCCGACGCGGCCGTTGGCAAGATCGCCCGCTACGCGAGCCCATATATGTGAGAACCAAACCCTTTTGACCGTCCGGTTCGAGATACGACACGTTCAAGAACCGCGATACAGCGACCCAAT
Proteins encoded in this window:
- a CDS encoding ABC transporter ATP-binding protein, which gives rise to MGVIRVDGLRKSYGAVEAVAGMDFTVERGELYGFLGPNGAGKTTTIRTLTGQIRPDAGEVRVLETDPVAEPIETRRKVGILPEQGSPPSFLTPREYFEFVGEVRDLPAERVADRTDDWAQRLGFESKLDTLHTDLSRGQQQKVMITQAFLHQPDVVFIDEPLANLDPLVQEQVKRFLVSYAAGDNAVFVSTHNIDVAEEICTRVGIVADGQLVTERALSDDRSDESLLELFLERVEGEAARDMPTLEATDGTGP
- a CDS encoding cob(I)yrinic acid a,c-diamide adenosyltransferase, whose protein sequence is MSDDRTPESTIESTPGQGRTPEAERIEPAAPEEFGLVQVWWGDGKGKTTATLGMGMRAAGHGYRVHMLQFMKGGAASVEAVRGEYNAIAALPGISYENLGHYGWHGMADGSDEADHEAQAQAGLERARDLLEAADEADLGEPIDLDAEPEAGMHMLILDEVLYAADRGLLSADDVLDLVDAKPDDLELILSGSHAEPDYLADRADLITNVRKVKHPIDDGQRARRGTEF
- a CDS encoding transcriptional regulator produces the protein MSLEFPSSDDAPDLECVVAALDDGDCREIIAVLEEPMTVHEVAEATDRPLSTTYRKLDRLSEAGLVEEAAGVQRDRHQKARYVANLERISIGFDDANELRVDVDHAPGLSLWSDITREF
- the lrp gene encoding HTH-type transcriptional regulator Lrp produces the protein MTYENLDDDLVNELIDNGRTSLRSLAEELDVSVTTVSNHLSDLEESGVINGYTPKIDYDAVGYDVTAIMQLKAEGSALPEITETLKDHSQMISVYEVTGDYDVIAIGKFTDTDDMNDQIKSLITDPDINQSNTSIVLNTVSENNQFELESETS
- a CDS encoding calcium-binding protein yields the protein MSEQETTGDSRRSFMAKGALATGALTLGTGAFGTATVGAQEDQVAVFASELYPGADFDVLAQLQASTTVDVLQLDGETVPEISQPDEWNGHIIRYDIGQQSGITSFLFARGTSLSSGDSGTLGDDASVLSADLNLMNTSLGGGGGNGGGNGGGGGNGGGGNGGGGNGGGDMNGGNDTGNGNETAAGNGGE
- a CDS encoding site-specific integrase, giving the protein MARSYSQQYEDTRERVREHRHGGEFEITNGRTKEFPAYEDPEDAERMLQMADAYDEENLVEDTPDGQKTKSETTLKNYLSGLKKTAPHVALTDTSATELNTVMQGFHDGTLENVKDDGLSKGTIRIYQNALRQFYYVFSDVSVASEDITLFQIDDKAVDPADMLTREEIQAMRDAADCMRDRALFDFLIYTGQRNTATRTLRIKDLELENDRFRLNGDATGLKEAEKNGKWRDLLLSSATLKQYLSTEHPAPDDPEAYVFVGRPKYAGPDPKTMLDPTTIGAIVGRLSERAAEDYPAIESKPTHPHALRHNFVTIALRRGMDESAIKHQIGHKHESTVMESTYAHLKDSDHIREAREAFDLEVDEAESELTPEVCPRCGENPPADARLCPYCGLEYTPDAEKMMERANEDVRNSYQQVDADDAETVEKLQIVDELLDDPEVKKALLEKSESA
- a CDS encoding AbrB/MazE/SpoVT family DNA-binding domain-containing protein, producing MGRTTPTRLRDRGRVTIPKDIREEFGLEHGDWIVLKIHPLEEVDTS